From Paenibacillus sp. FSL H8-0537:
CAGATCATTTCTTTAATCAATCTTATGCAGGATCATTATTATTGCAGCCTGTTTGGCGGCATTCAGGAAGCGGCTGCTGAAGCGCTAACCGGTCCGCAGCAATGCGTAACGGAGCTGAACGCTACCTATGAGCGCAGACGCGAAGCTTTATTCGGCGCCCTTGACCGCATCGGCTGGAAAGCAGAGCGCCCAGGAGGCTCCTTCTTCTGCTGGCTGCCTGTTCCGGAAGGCTACACGTCTGAATCGTTCGCGGATCTCGTATTGCAGGAAGCGGATGTCGTTGTCGCGCCCGGAGTCGGCTTCGGCTCATTCGGCGAAGGGTATGTGCGGCTTGGTTTGCTTACGAGCGAAGCTCGGCTGGAGGAAGCGATTGAACGTATTGGCAAGCTTGGCATTTTCAAAGCCTAGCCGCCTGCGAATGCCTCTCTTTACAGCAGCCAGTCGATCATGATATGCTTACACCAACTGAACATGAAACGTTATGACGGGACTAGTAAGCTTGACTAGGTCGTGCCCAGAGAGTGAATTCCAGAGGCTGCAAGAATTTACCTCGACTGCTCGCTGAACCTGCCCCTGAACGGCCGATGATGAATCGGACAGCACCTCCTGTTACGAGGCCCAAGCAGGATTGTTTGCCTTAAGCGGCATACAGTCAATTAAGGTGGTACCGCGGAAGCTTATAAGACTTTCGTCCTTTACGGACGGGAGTCTTTTTTATTTTGTCAGGAAATGGGATGATGGATAAATGGCGGAACGAATCATTGTAAAAATCGGCAGCAGCTCGCTAACCTCTGAGGAAGGCGGACTGAATAAGGAACGCATCGCTTATTTTGTATCTGAGCTTGCCGCGCTGCATGCAGCAGGCCGCTCGGTCATACTAGTCACCTCTGGCGCCGTAGCCGCAGGCTTTCGTCAAATAGGCTATGAGTCAAGGCCCAAAGCCGTTCACGAGAAGCAGGCGGCCGCAGCAGTTGGGCAAGCACTGCTTATGCAGGCTTATCAGGAGGCTTTTAGCCAGTTCGGCATTGGAGCGGCACAAATTTTGCTGACAAGGGCCGACTTCTCGAACCGCAAGCGAATTCAAAACGCTTTGATGACCATTGAAGAGCTGCTCAGGCTGCGCACGATACCGATAATTAATGAGAACGATACCGTTGCAACCGATGAGCTGAAATTTGGCGATAATGACAACTTGTCGGCGCTGGTCGCAACGATGACAAAAGCCGGTCAGCTCATTATTATTACAGATATGGACGGCTTGTATACGGAAGATCCACGCAAAAATCCTTTAGCAGTCAAAATCGAGCGTGTCGACAGCATTTCCGCAGACATAATGAAGTTCGCTGGCGGTGCTGGCTCGGCAGTTGGAACGGGCGGAATGCGCTCCAAAATTGAAGCAGCCCGGATTGCCATGCGCGGCGGCGTGCCCGCTTTTATCGGGAAAGTACAGCAGCCCGGCGATCTGTCGCTTGCTACAAGCGGTTCCGGCCAAGGCACGTATTTCGATACGGAAATGCACAGCCTGCCGATGAAGAAGCAATGGCTGGGCTTTCACTCTATGCCTCAAGGCACGATTACAGTCGATGCAGGAGCGGAGCTTGCCCTGCTTACAGGAGGCAAAAGCCTGCTCCCTGCCGGCATTATAGAAAGCAGCGGCGATTTTCATCCCGGCGATATCGTTGAAGTGCTTAGCGCGAGCGGCGATACGATAGGGCGCGGCGTCGTCAACTACGCCGCCTGGCAAACGAAAGCCGCAGCTGGACTTGGCAGCGAAGAAGTGAAGCGCAGAATTGACGTGAACCGGATTGAAGTGATCCACCGGGATGAATGGGTTTCATTAAAATAAGCCTGCTATTTCATAGGTAAGGGTCCGATTGTATTTCACTATTTTATTAGGAGGAACAAATCTATGACAAGCGAAGTCGTCCAAAAAGCCACATTGGCAAAACGTGCTGCAAGCATCATGAATACCGTAACGACTGATCAGAAAAATGCGGCGCTGCTAACGATCGCTGACGCTTTAATTACACATACAGCAGACATAATGGAAGCGAACAAGCTCGATTTGCAAAACGGAGAAGCAGCCGGCACTAGCCGCTCCCTCCTCGACCGTCT
This genomic window contains:
- the proB gene encoding glutamate 5-kinase — its product is MAERIIVKIGSSSLTSEEGGLNKERIAYFVSELAALHAAGRSVILVTSGAVAAGFRQIGYESRPKAVHEKQAAAAVGQALLMQAYQEAFSQFGIGAAQILLTRADFSNRKRIQNALMTIEELLRLRTIPIINENDTVATDELKFGDNDNLSALVATMTKAGQLIIITDMDGLYTEDPRKNPLAVKIERVDSISADIMKFAGGAGSAVGTGGMRSKIEAARIAMRGGVPAFIGKVQQPGDLSLATSGSGQGTYFDTEMHSLPMKKQWLGFHSMPQGTITVDAGAELALLTGGKSLLPAGIIESSGDFHPGDIVEVLSASGDTIGRGVVNYAAWQTKAAAGLGSEEVKRRIDVNRIEVIHRDEWVSLK